From the genome of Nocardia sp. NBC_01503, one region includes:
- the car gene encoding carboxylic acid reductase: MGSGTSEAARRQRIGELLADAQVHAALQLGEVNEAIRREGLGPAEIVSTVLMRYSERPALGERAYEVVTDRAGRRTRRLLERFETITYGELGERVGAVRAAWAHGAGTARVDAARGSDTEPVDGVGDSGDPVRVGDFVATLGFTSADYTTVELVCQLSGLVSVPLQASGSVAQWNSILGETAPRVLVTSAELLAPVLEAIPADMTPVVMVIDFHADDDYHSAAVESARERLARDGRPIVVETLTEVLARGRVLPPVEPVVVDADALALLIYTSGSTGAPKGAIYPARLVSAMWTGGAAQSPIPAINFSYMPMSHVAGRLSLLGALSRGGTAYFAAASDLSTLFEDIALVRPTEFFFVPRVCDMLFQRFLGEVGARVAAGIDRDDAMLEVKTELRERVMGGRLFGAIVGSAPVSAEMKTFMESLLELELHDGYGSTEAGGAVLMDNRLNRPPVIDYRLADVPELGYFATDKPYPRGELLLKTTVMIPGYFKRPEITAEIFDADGFYRTGDIVAELGPDELVYVDRRNNVLKLSQGEFVTVAKLEAVYATSPLIRQIYIYGNSERAYLLAVIVPTADALPAGLDAAASPALREALTESLQRLAKQDELESYEIPRAFLIETEPFSVENGLLAGLGKLLRPKFKERYGERLEALYGELAAAQAQELANLRQAAEHAPVLETVGRAAGALLGCAPGDLRPDAHFADLGGDSLSALSFSTLLGEILGIEVPVSVIVSPANDLAAVARYIELERDSSERRPTVGSVHGPGPLVRAADLTLDEFIDSATLAAAPELPGIVEQPRTVLLTGANGYLGRFLCLEWLRRVDISDGTVICIVRGGTVESARARLDAAFDSGDAELLREYRELAARRLVVLPGDIAEPNFVLPEADWLRLAETVDLIVHPAALVNHVLPYGQLFGPNVVGTAEIIRLALTSRLKPVTYLSTVAVADQVDPELFDEDGDIRLISAERTIGDGYANGYGTSKWAGEVLLREAHDLCGLPVAVFRSDMILAHSRYAGQFNLTDMFSRLLLSLLATGIAPKSFYRTDSHGNRLRAHYDGLPADFTAEAITVLGAQTTGFQTFDVFNPHDDGISLDSFVDWLIEDGHHIDRLDDYGTWFSRFETALRALPEQQRQASVLPLLHAYRHPAMPIPGSALPAKRFQAAVQAAEIGPDHDIPHLNSRLIGKYVTDLRLRGLYGPGRL; this comes from the coding sequence GTGGGTAGTGGCACGTCAGAGGCTGCGCGCAGGCAGCGGATCGGCGAACTGCTGGCGGATGCGCAGGTTCATGCCGCTTTGCAGCTCGGCGAGGTGAACGAGGCGATTCGGCGCGAGGGTCTGGGGCCCGCGGAGATCGTCTCGACGGTGCTGATGCGGTACTCGGAGCGGCCCGCGCTCGGAGAGCGGGCGTACGAGGTGGTCACCGACCGGGCCGGGCGCCGGACCCGGCGGTTGCTGGAGCGGTTCGAGACCATCACCTACGGCGAGCTCGGGGAGCGGGTCGGGGCGGTGCGGGCGGCCTGGGCGCACGGAGCCGGTACGGCACGGGTGGATGCGGCGCGCGGCTCCGATACGGAGCCGGTGGACGGTGTGGGCGACTCCGGAGATCCGGTGCGGGTGGGGGATTTCGTCGCGACGCTGGGGTTCACCAGCGCCGATTACACGACAGTGGAATTGGTCTGCCAGCTCTCCGGGCTGGTGAGTGTGCCGCTACAGGCGAGCGGTTCGGTGGCGCAATGGAATTCGATACTCGGGGAGACCGCGCCCCGGGTGCTGGTGACCAGTGCGGAGTTGCTTGCTCCGGTATTGGAGGCGATCCCGGCGGATATGACCCCCGTGGTGATGGTCATCGATTTCCACGCGGATGACGACTACCACTCTGCGGCGGTGGAATCCGCGCGGGAACGGCTCGCGCGGGATGGTCGTCCGATAGTCGTCGAGACGCTCACCGAGGTCCTCGCGCGCGGGCGGGTGCTGCCGCCCGTCGAACCCGTCGTGGTCGATGCCGATGCGCTGGCGTTGCTCATCTACACCTCCGGGAGCACCGGTGCGCCGAAGGGCGCCATTTATCCGGCTCGGCTGGTGAGCGCCATGTGGACCGGCGGTGCGGCGCAATCACCCATTCCCGCAATCAATTTCAGCTATATGCCGATGAGTCATGTGGCCGGGCGACTGTCGCTGCTGGGTGCGTTGTCACGCGGCGGGACCGCCTACTTCGCGGCGGCCAGTGACCTGTCGACGCTGTTCGAGGACATCGCCCTGGTGCGGCCGACCGAATTCTTCTTCGTACCGCGGGTCTGCGACATGCTGTTCCAGCGATTCCTCGGTGAGGTCGGCGCGCGGGTGGCGGCGGGAATCGACCGCGACGACGCCATGCTCGAGGTGAAAACCGAACTGCGGGAACGCGTTATGGGTGGACGGCTGTTCGGGGCCATCGTGGGCAGCGCACCCGTCTCGGCCGAGATGAAGACCTTCATGGAATCGCTGCTCGAGCTGGAGCTGCATGACGGATACGGCTCCACCGAGGCCGGTGGCGCGGTCCTGATGGACAATCGGCTCAATCGGCCGCCGGTCATCGACTACCGGCTCGCCGATGTGCCCGAGCTGGGCTACTTCGCGACCGATAAGCCTTATCCGCGTGGGGAATTGCTGCTCAAGACCACGGTCATGATTCCCGGCTACTTCAAACGGCCGGAGATCACCGCCGAGATCTTCGACGCGGACGGGTTCTATCGCACCGGCGATATCGTCGCCGAACTCGGGCCGGACGAGCTGGTCTATGTGGACCGGCGCAATAACGTCCTCAAACTGTCGCAGGGTGAATTCGTCACCGTCGCGAAGTTGGAGGCGGTGTACGCCACCAGTCCACTGATTCGGCAGATCTATATTTACGGCAACAGTGAGCGCGCGTATCTGCTGGCCGTCATCGTGCCCACCGCGGACGCGCTGCCCGCCGGGCTCGACGCCGCCGCCAGCCCGGCACTGCGGGAAGCGCTGACCGAGTCGCTGCAGCGGCTGGCCAAGCAGGACGAGCTCGAATCATATGAGATACCAAGGGCTTTCCTGATCGAGACCGAACCGTTCAGTGTGGAGAACGGACTGCTCGCCGGCCTCGGCAAGTTGTTGCGGCCCAAGTTCAAAGAGCGCTACGGGGAGCGGCTGGAAGCGCTCTACGGCGAGCTGGCGGCCGCGCAGGCGCAGGAGCTCGCGAACCTGCGGCAGGCCGCGGAACACGCACCGGTGCTGGAGACGGTCGGTCGTGCAGCCGGTGCGCTACTGGGTTGTGCGCCAGGCGATCTACGCCCCGATGCGCACTTCGCCGACCTGGGTGGGGATTCGCTCTCGGCGCTGTCGTTCTCGACCCTGCTCGGCGAGATTCTCGGTATCGAGGTGCCGGTGAGCGTAATCGTCAGCCCGGCCAATGATCTGGCCGCGGTGGCGAGATATATAGAGCTGGAGCGGGATTCGTCGGAGCGGCGTCCCACCGTCGGCTCGGTGCACGGTCCCGGTCCCCTGGTGCGCGCGGCCGATCTGACTCTCGATGAATTCATCGATTCCGCGACCCTGGCGGCGGCTCCCGAGCTGCCGGGCATCGTGGAACAGCCGCGAACCGTGCTGCTCACCGGAGCCAATGGCTATCTCGGCCGCTTCCTATGCCTGGAATGGCTACGCCGGGTGGATATTTCGGACGGCACTGTCATCTGCATCGTGCGCGGCGGTACCGTCGAATCGGCCCGTGCTCGACTCGATGCCGCCTTCGACTCCGGTGATGCGGAGCTGCTGCGCGAATACCGGGAACTGGCCGCGCGCAGGCTGGTCGTCCTCCCTGGAGATATCGCCGAGCCGAACTTCGTTCTGCCCGAAGCGGATTGGCTGCGATTGGCCGAGACCGTCGATCTCATCGTGCATCCGGCCGCCCTGGTCAATCACGTCCTGCCCTACGGTCAGTTGTTCGGCCCCAATGTGGTCGGCACCGCCGAAATCATCCGGCTCGCACTGACTTCCCGCCTGAAGCCGGTCACCTACCTGTCCACCGTCGCGGTGGCCGATCAGGTCGATCCGGAACTGTTCGACGAGGACGGCGATATCCGCCTGATCAGCGCCGAGCGCACCATCGGCGACGGTTACGCCAATGGCTACGGCACCAGTAAATGGGCCGGTGAGGTCCTGCTGCGCGAGGCGCACGACCTGTGCGGGCTCCCGGTCGCGGTCTTCCGCTCCGATATGATCCTGGCGCACAGCCGATACGCCGGGCAGTTCAACCTGACCGATATGTTCAGCCGCCTGCTGCTGAGCCTGCTCGCCACCGGTATCGCCCCGAAGTCGTTCTACCGCACCGATTCCCACGGCAATCGGCTGCGGGCCCACTACGACGGTCTGCCCGCCGACTTCACCGCCGAGGCGATCACCGTCCTGGGTGCGCAGACCACCGGATTCCAGACCTTCGATGTGTTCAACCCGCACGATGACGGCATCTCCCTGGACTCCTTCGTCGACTGGCTGATCGAGGACGGTCATCACATCGACCGTCTCGACGATTACGGCACCTGGTTCTCCCGCTTCGAAACGGCGCTGCGCGCCCTCCCGGAACAGCAGCGCCAAGCTTCGGTGCTGCCGCTGCTGCACGCCTACCGCCACCCTGCCATGCCGATCCCGGGTTCGGCCCTGCCCGCCAAGCGTTTTCAAGCCGCGGTGCAGGCCGCCGAGATCGGCCCGGATCACGATATCCCGCACCTGAATTCGCGACTCATCGGCAAATATGTGACCGATCTGCGATTGCGCGGCCTGTACGGGCCGG